Proteins encoded in a region of the Dromaius novaehollandiae isolate bDroNov1 chromosome 18, bDroNov1.hap1, whole genome shotgun sequence genome:
- the ZNF750 gene encoding zinc finger protein 750, which translates to MSLLKERKPKKPHYIPRPPGKPFKYKCFQCPFTCNEKSHLFNHMKYGLCKNSITLVSEQDRIIKCPKTTSLEPKQINQLESAVKPTSSKSITNGLSNLDSKPQYPFAKEDAKENVELQNQVTNTSIQGQKPATQKELTPASTTAESAISMQPLLDSIVRPSAFVPVGEHRDSKGPEGNEVSEIISLSNKSSPFHAKSAFHAPNHPWKAGSPFLPEFPHKVAPTKGFGSISPYMQPMIPEYSPHFYEHRLAIYAPYLLPGNSECESSALSVYGTQDQRHFLPHPGPLPKPINPSAYEHYRLFQQYHSTPPIPYGFCRPTDPPFYRFSHVAGINRDQSSHLMEETSLLYPASLSPSQQYPLSSHKKQTDYEKEMTLLHAKSHSKDDQNERESAKMSPLAGSAATGSPGRPSPTNFTQTSHACEGLFDLSNKSSSTLLGKYDQPEENCTAFRPVRKSTDQPTLLQSTQTQQDRGDSPSSINVTDEDAYVPNECHDNEGSPSNTEDDTGVAPLNLSKKPDTNTGPVHEQAYKNTSKAESQNFLELQDMPLNLSVKDSYNTGSLKTAFHSPAHENGAATSPKPENENTTADTRNPKNPISSASDKSSFTAHRNEAQDLRIIDSCDEQKQTAAVALCQLAAYSPSKVRVGNEGQSPQDCNASRTEATLNSSDTQDTQSNQKAKGQKRTNQKESTKSQQGTKRVRPNDCSRVFTLRKRTRVS; encoded by the exons atgagtctcCTCAAAGAACGTAAGCCAAAGAAACCTCATTACATCCCAAGACCGCCAGGAAAGCCATTTAAATATAAGTGCTTTCAGTGTCCCTTTACTTGCAATGAAAAATCCCATCTTTTTAACCATATGAAGTATGGTCTCTGCAAAAACTCAATTACTTTAGTATCAGAGCAGGATCGCATTATCAAGTGTCCAAAGACCACTTCCTTGGAGCCCAAACAGATCAATCAGCTAGAATCTGCAGTCAAACCAACTTCTTCTAAATCTATCACAAATGGACTGTCAAATCTTGATTCAAAGCCTCAGTATCCTTTTGCAAAAGAAGATGCCAAGGAAAACGTTGAATTACAAAACCAGGTAACAAACACATCAATTCAAGGACAAAAACCTGCAACTCAGAAGGAATTAACTCCTGCCAGTACTACAGCAGAAAGTGCCATCAGCATGCAGCCCCTTTTGGACAGCATTGTAAGGCCCTCAGCTTTTGTTCCTGTAGGAGAACACAGAGATAGTAAAGGCCCAGAAGGAAATGAAGTATCCGAAATTATATCCCTTTCTAACAAAAGTTCACCTTTTCACGCTAAATCTGCATTTCATGCACCAAATCACCCATGGAAAGCAGGTTCTCCTTTTCTCCCAGAGTTTCCACACAAAGTTGCTCCCACAAAAGGTTTTGGTTCCATTTCACCTTATATGCAACCAATGATTCCAGAGTACTCACCCCATTTTTATGAGCATAGGCTGGCTATCTACGCACCTTATTTGCTTCCAGGTAATTCAGAGTGTGAAAGCTCTGCTCTCTCTGTCTACGGCACACAAGATCAAAGACACTTTCTTCCCCACCCTGGGCCACTTCCAAAACCGATAAATCCATCGGCATATGAACACTATCGGTTGTTCCAACAATATCACTCCACTCCTCCAATACCATATGGATTTTGTAGGCCAACAGATCCTCCATTTTACAGATTTTCACACGTAGCTGGTATCAACAGAGATCAAAGTTCTCACCTAATGGAAGAAACTAGCTTGCTGTATCCTGCTTCTTTAAGTCCATCCCAACAATATCCTCTAAGCTcacataaaaaacaaacagattatgaaaaagaaatgacGTTGTTGCATGCCAAAAGTCATTCCAAAGATGACCAAAATGAAAGAGAGAGTGCGAAAATGAGCCCTCTTGCAGGAAGTGCGGCAACAGGCTCTCCTGGTAGACCTAGCCCGACCAACTTCACTCAGACCAGCCATGCTTGCGAAGGTTTATTTGACCTCTCTAACAAGTCATCTTCCACACTGCTTGGCAAATATGATCAACCAGAAGAAAACTGCACAGCTTTCAGACCTGTGAGAAAAAGCACCGATCAACCAACTCTACTTCAAAGCACACAGACCCAGCAAGACAGAGGAGATTCACCTAGcag CATTAATGTCACCGATGAAGATGCATATGTACCGAACGAATGCCATGACAACGAGGGTTCACCGTCCAACACCGAAGATGACACAGGAGTAGCTCCCCTTAATCTTTCAAAGAAGCCTGACACAAACACAGGACCTGTTCATGAACAAGCGTACAAAAACACTTCCAAAGCAGAAAGCCAAAACTTTCTAGAACTGCAAGACATGCCTCTGAATCTCTCAGTAAAAGACTCCTATAACACAGGAAGCCTGAAAACTGCATTCCACAGTCCAGCTCATGAAAACGGTGCTGCTACTTCTCCAAAACCCGAAAATGAAAACACCACAGCAGACACACGTAACCCCAAGAACCCTATTAGCAGTGCCAGTGACAAATCTTCCTTCACAGCTCACCGTAATGAAGCGCAAGATTTGAGAATAATTGACAGCTGCGATGAGCAGAAGCAAACAGCAGCGGTAGCTCTCTGCCAGCTAGCCGCGTACAGCCCCAGCAAAGTCAGAGTGGGCAACGAAGGGCAGAGTCCTCAGGACTGTAACGCTTCACGTACAGAAGCTACTCTTAACTCTTCTGATACTCAGGATACCCAAAGCAATCAAAAAGCTAAAGGACAAAAAAGGACAAATCAAAAAGAATCAACAAAATCACAGCAAGGCACTAAGAGAGTGAGGCCAAATGACTGTAGCAGAGTCTTCACTTTAAGGAAGAGAACAAGAGTGTCATAA